The following are encoded together in the Mycteria americana isolate JAX WOST 10 ecotype Jacksonville Zoo and Gardens chromosome 2, USCA_MyAme_1.0, whole genome shotgun sequence genome:
- the ASXL3 gene encoding putative Polycomb group protein ASXL3 isoform X5, giving the protein MQLRIRQEIEKEKKTEPWKEKFFERFYGEKLGMSRGESMKLTAVQNNHEDESNSLCGSSGTPGPSKQGTFENQEEKGAKIPPLPERDYCPSLCSMEQVPVKDLTADSEDILIPEESIIQEEIAEEVETSICECQEENHKTEHEFSEESVSPAGTNEETEAVQLADSTESCVMMNDVTDTVSHIEIKVELKSECPQEEMSVVIDQLEDCVSPAQSASSRNSVSDTAEKDSESAKELIAPEMQNAALEGSLFTGGGIAVDMELQSDPEEQLSENACISETSFSSGSPEGPCVCIASPGGDTQSTSEEPCTPASLETACSSEVSSTENIEGDIQQKASDENLHTPLMSEISPMSTSPVTSEASLMSNLPLTSEASPASNLPLTSETSPMSDLPLTSETSSVSSVLLTSETSVANSLPLPSETSPVSNSPSNERLILQQRKSPCLLEDSLSTLKEESSAIPKAVQEENLVVQPKQLQTAPENMKVGPLTIIPDTSVLEEPQTKNLSHQPCKSHSEIEKSYIASIPEHSPPEVIKIKNHSVQQRGDKKGTLLPSEVAVLSEGSVGKNIELLPSKPHDKLYTSSLEKATFSEVCRSKSHKLTGSTQSRLESSHSSKSLEPTKSPEVRNESRDPEIPKRKTAEQHSFGICKEKRARIDDDQPSRSASSMSPSDKDQPPREEPRVPPLKIQLSKIGPPFIIKSQPVSKPEPRVSPSTSVSSGRNTGARTLADIKARAQQARAQREAAAAAAVAAAASIVSGAMGTPCEGGKTRTLAHIKEQTKAKLFAKHQARAHLLQTNKESKSQFSSKESTSSLEIPTSTDTKIEGSTGVIIVNPNCRSPSNKSAHHRETTTLLQQPLNTATLPETATEISVHSSDENIPMPQLCEKIISSTSAESNSVPVLYNKSSVSVSVCSTAMSGAIKELSFASSVDKSSVLMSVDSANTAVSACNINMLKTIQGADTPCITVGPKCIDNSNVPVSIDNTVLSNAIDDKRLPIPSSNANNAVSSHYATVPASSIANNLPNHLSGSSVLIPPVGTTNRFSSDKIAITGCNEQSTVSIHTTVRSALSCSEALAVADSVARPPISMFTGNMVTISSYDNATKLNADLLEKSSGARNRMDLSGKSQPVSFTQTAMNRSIPCKVIVDHTTNLNSSLSLSSSVENAENSIDLQSRPVRTEAALQSIACPQVSVISRPEVVSNESLEHSSSFITITAKQDSKNLQAGCSSLREVPLAPQDKLVEVVTPSQGFAEQLRGSSAFKNEADAACANQYNTNNRICWHGEEAMSTDQPVVSHLNSSKHKEYAEQNCLKNVKTEPSSYTQMSELQSRSLLTSIAVPVKSETNESDKCFRMDTEDFTGPEMPAQTAEIATSVQPPQTSKTSVADSMEDSLSLTTETLKRVSSAGGSSCRLSSVEANNPLVTQLLQGNLPLEKVLPQPRSGAKLEINRLPLPLQTTSVCKTAVSERNIVEHPSNSPNPDGKGFTAGSVAPLQIRKRENHPKKRMARTVGEHAQIKCEPGKVSMDTDVKVAPCVISSSMNQLGHGQPFKQEWLNKHAIQSRIVHSPEIKQQKRPLPSCSFQQSLFHIDKNGSFHAEASTSHRQHFYQMSMAARGPIPTAALLQTTSKGPPGCNAFAFSRHLEQKGLGDVNISTAAHQLRLGSVFSPNIQIKEGDDIASASQTLQSKTLVHPPPPPPPLPPPPPPHPNAEVPSDQKQPTVTMETTKRLSWPQPASICSNIKSEPISFEEGLSSSCELGMKQASYDQNEVKEQLKAFALKNADFSSYLLSEPQKPFTQLAAQKIQTQHPQQQQQQQQQLCGNYPTIHFGSTSFKRAASAIEKSIGILGSGSNTATGLSNPNAQIPVQKFADSSNADELELKCSCRLKAMIVCKGCGAFCHDDCIGPSKLCVACLVVR; this is encoded by the exons ATGCAGTTGCGCATCAGACAAGagattgaaaaggaaaagaaaacagaaccttggaaagaaaaattctttgaaaGGTTTTATGGTGAAAA ATTGGGAATGTCAAGAGGAGAATCAATGAAACTCACTGCAGTGCAGAACAATCATGAAGATGAAAGCAATTCTTTGTGTGGATCTTCTGGCACACCTGGTCCTTCTAAGCAAGGAACCTTTGAGAACCAAGAGGAGAAGGGCGCTAAAATTCCACCTTTACCAGAGAGAGATTATTGCCCATCTCTTTGTAGTATGGAACAGGTTCCTGTCAAGGATCTAACGGCAGACTCAGAGGATATACTGATACCTGAAGAATCAATCATTCAGGAGGAGATTGCTGAAGAGGTTGAGACAAGTATTTGTGAATGCCAAGAGGAGAACCATAAAACAGAACATGAGTTTTCTGAGGAGTCAGTAAGTCCAGCTGGcacaaatgaagaaacagaggCAGTACAGCTTGCAGACAGCACTGAGTCCTGTGTCATGATGAATGATGTAACTGATACTGTATCTCACATTGAAATTAAAGTGGAGTTGAAGTCAGAATGCCCTCAGGAGGAGATGTCAGTTGTGATAGATCAGCTGGAGGATTGCGTATCACCAGCACAATCAGCTTCATCCAGAAACTCTGTCAGTGATACAGCAGAGAAGGATTCTGAGTCTGCAAAAGAGCTAATTGCAccagaaatgcaaaatgctgcTCTGGAAGGCTCCTTGTTCACTGGTGGAGGCATTGCGGTGGATATGGAGCTTCAAAGTGACCCTGAGGAACAGTTGTCTGAGAATGCTTGTATTTCTGAAacttccttttcctctggaagTCCAGAAGGACCGTGTGTTTGTATTGCCTCTCCTGGAGGAGACACTCAGTCGACTTCAGAGGAACCCTGTACTCCAGCATCTCTTGAAACAGCTTGCTCATCTGAAGTGTCCAGTACTGAAAACATTGAAGGTGATATTCAGCAAAAGGCCAGTGATGAAAACTTGCACACACCTTTAATGTCAGAAATCTCTCCAATGTCCACCTCACCTGTAACCTCAGAAGCATCTCTGATGTCAAATTTACCTTTAACATCAGAGGCATCACCAGCTTCTAATTTACCTTTAACATCAGAAACATCTCCAATGTCTGATTTGCCTTTAACATCAGAAACATCTTCAGTATCTTCTGTTCTTCTAACTTCTGAAACATCCGTGGCAAATAGTTTGCCTCTTCCATCAGAGACATCTCCAGTTTCTAATTCCCCAAGCAATGAAAGACTTATTCTGCAACAAAGGAAATCACCTTGTTTGTTGGAAGACTCCCTTTCcactctgaaagaagaaagctcTGCCATTCCTAAGGCGGTTCAAGAAGAGAATCTTGTTGTTCAGCCAAAGCAACTTCAGACTGCCCCTGAAAATATGAAAGTTGGTCCACTAACAATTATACCTGATACTTCAGTATTGGAAgagccccaaaccaaaaacctcagTCATCAGCCATGTAAGTCACATTCTGAAATTGAGAAATCCTACATTGCATCCATCCCAGAACACTCTCCTCCAGAGGtgatcaaaattaaaaatcacagtgttCAGCAAAGAGGTGACAAGAAAGGTACACTCCTGCCATCAGAGGTAGCTGTCTTATCAGAAGGATCAGTGGGCAAAAATATCGAATTGCTTCCATCAAAGCCACATGATAAACTATATACCTCATCTCTAGAGAAAGCTACATTCTCTGAAGTGTGCAGAAGTAAATCTCACAAGCTAACAGGCAGCACCCAAAGCCGTCTAGAGAGTTCACATTCTTCCAAGTCATTAGAACCCACAAAATCACCTGAAGTGAGGAATGAAAGTAGAGACCCAGAGATCCCAAAGAGGAAAACAGCGGAACAGCACAGTTTTGGAatctgcaaagagaagagagCTAGAATAGATGATGATCAGCCTAGCCGTAGTGCTTCATCAATGAGTCCATCTGATAAAGATCAGCCACCCAGAGAAGAACCCCGAGTTCCACCCCTTAAG attCAGCTTTCAAAAATTGGACCACCTTTCATCATCAAGAGCCAACCTGTTTCTAAACCAGAACCTCGAGTTTCCCCAAGTACATCGGTCAGCAGTGGGAGAAACACTGGGGCTAGAACTCTTGCGGATATCAAAGCAAGAGCTCAGCAAGCAAGAGCCCaaagagaagctgcagctgcagcagccgtGGCAGCAGCTGCAAGCATAGTCTCTGGAGCAATGGGGACCCCATGCGAAGGTGGGAAGACAAGAACACTGGCACACATCAAGGAGCAAACAAAGGCCAAGCTATTTGCAAAGCATCAAGCCAGAGCTCATTTACTTCAGACTAATAAAGAATCAAAGTCGCAGTTTAGCTCAAAGGAAAGTACCTCGTCTCTGGAGATACCAACTTCTACTGACACAAAGATTGAAGGTTCTACTGGTGTCATTATAGTTAATCCTAACTGCAGGTCCCCTAGCAACAAGTCTGCTCATCACCGTGAGACTACCACTTTATTGCAGCAGCCACTTAACACAGCTACATTACCAGAAACTGCTACTGAGATATCTGTGCACAGTTCTGATGAAAATATACCTATGCCACAATTGTgtgagaaaattatttcatctacCTCTGCTGAAAGTAACAGTGTGCCAGTGCTTTATAATAAAAGTTCAGTCTCTGTGTCTGTTTGCAGCACTGCTATGTCTGGAGCAATTAAAGAACTTTCTTTTGCAAGTTCTGTTGATAAATCCTCTGTTTTAATGTCTGTTGACAGTGCAAACACAGCAGTTTCAGCTTGTAATATAAATATGCTGAAAACCATCCAAGGGGCTGATACTCCATGTATAACTGTTGGACCAAAATGTATTGATAACAGTAATGTGCCAGTCTCCATAGACAATACGGTCTTATCAAATGCCATCGATGACAAAAGGTTGCCGATACCAAGTAGCAATGCAAATAATGCAGTCTCCAGTCATTATGCCACTGTGCCAGCTTCATCTATTGCAAATAATTTGCCAAATCATCTCTCTGGTAGTTCTGTACTGATTCCCCCAGTGGGGACTACcaacagattttcttctgataAGATAGCCATAACTGGGTGCAACGAGCAAAGCACTGTCTCCATTCACACTACTGTTAGGTCAGCTTTAAGTTGCAGCGAGGCCCTTGCAGTAGCAGATTCTGTTGCAAGGCCACCCATTTCAATGTTTACTGGTAACATGGTGACAATAAGCTCTTATGATAATGCTACTAAATTAAATGCTGATCTCTTAGAAAAAAGCTCTGGAGCACGAAACCGAATGGATCTCTCTGGTAAATCTCAGCCAGTGAGCTTTACACAAACTGCCATGAATAGGTCTATACCTTGCAAAGTCATTGTTGACCACACTACAAATCTGAATTCCAGTCTgtcactttcttcttctgttgaaaACGCAGAGAACAGCATTGACCTGCAGAGCAGACCTGTAAGGACAGAAGCTGCCTTACAAAGTATAGCCTGTCCTCAGGTGTCTGTCATAAGCAGGCCTGAAGTGGTCTCTAATGAAAGCCTCGAGCACAGTTCCAGCTTTATCACCATTACAGCAAAGCAAGACAGCAAGAACTTGCAGGCAGGTTGCTCAAGTCTTCGAGAAGTGCCTCTTGCTCCTCAAGATAAATTAGTCGAGGTGGTTACTCCCAGCCAAGGTTTTGCTGAGCAATTAAGAGGttcttcagcatttaaaaatgaagcagatgCTGCCTGTGCCAATCAGTATAACACTAACAATAGAATTTGTTGGCATGGTGAAGAGGCCATGAGTACAGACCAGCCAGTGGTCAGCCATCTTAACTCCAGTAAGCATAAGGAATACGCAGAgcaaaactgcttaaaaaatgtcaaaaccGAACCTTCCAGTTACACGCAAATGTCAGAACTGCAATCCAGGAGTCTTTTGACAAGCATCGCTGTTCCTGTTAAATCGGAAACTAATGAGTCTGACAAGTGCTTCAGGATGGACACTGAGGATTTTACAGGACCTGAAATGCCTGCCCAGACTGCAGAAATAGCCACGAGTGTGCAGCCACCACAGACCTCCAAGACATCCGTTGCGGACTCCATGGAAGACTCCCTGTCCCTGACAACAGAAACCCTAAAGAGAGTTAGCAGTGCCGGGGGCTCTAGCTGTCGCTTGTCGTCAGTGGAGGCCAACAATCCTTTAGTGACACAGTTACTGCAAGGCAATCTGCCTTTAGAGAAAGTGCTGCCGCAGCCCAGATCAGGAGCCAAACTAGAAATTAACAGGCTTCCCTTGCCTTTGCAAACTACCTCAGTATGTAAAACAGCAGTGTCCGAGAGAAATATTGTTGAACATCCTTCCAACTCTCCTAATCCAGATGGTAAAGGATTTACAGCAGGCAGCGTAGCCCCACTACAAATCAGAAAGCGTGAAAACCATCCGAAAAAGAGGATGGCCAGGACTGTAGGGGAACATGCTCAAATTAAATGTGAGCCTGGGAAGGTGTCAATGGACACAGATGTTAAAGTGGCTCCTTGTGTAATTAGTTCCAGCATGAATCAGCTAGGGCATGGTCAGCCATTTAAGCAGGAGTGGCTGAACAAACATGCCATTCAGAGCCGAATCGTTCATAGCCCAGAGATCAAGCAGCAGAAGAGGCCATTGCCTTCATGCAGTTTCCAGCAGAGCTTATTTCACATTGATAAAAACGGCAGCTTTCATGCAGAAGCTAGTACCTCACATAGACAGCATTTTTACCAAATGTCCATGGCTGCAAGAGGCCCCATTCCTACGGCAGCTTTGTTGCAAACTACTTCAAAAGGCCCACCTGGCTGCAACGCATTTGCTTTTAGCAGACACCTGGAACAGAAGGGCTTGGGAGATGTGAATATTTCTACAGCAGCTCACCAGCTGAGGCTAGGGAGTGTGTTTTCCCCTAATATTCAAATTAAGGAAGGTGATGACATTGCCAGTGCCTCTCAGACTCTGCAGAGTAAAACGTTAGTgcatccccctcctccccctccgcccctgccacctcctccccctcctcacccaaATGCAGAAGTCCCCTCTGATCAAAAACAACCGACAGTTACTATGGAAACCACTAAAAGACTTAGTTGGCCTCAGCCAGCAAGCATCTGTAGCAATATAAAATCTGAACCTATTTCTTTTGAGGAAGGTTTAAGCAGCAGCTGCGAACTGGGCATGAAACAAGCTTCCTATGATCAGAACGAAGTGAAAGAACAGTTAAAAGcgtttgcattaaaaaatgcagatttctctTCCTATTTACTTTCTGAGCCACAGAAGCCTTTTACCCAACTTGCTGCTCAGAAAATACAGAcgcagcacccacagcagcagcagcagcagcagcagcagctctgtggaaatTATCCAACAATACACTTCGGTAGCACAAGCTTCAAAAGGGCAGCATCTGCAATTGAGAAATCGATTGGGATTTTAGGAAGTGGCTCAAACACTGCCACAGGCCTGTCTAACCCGAACGCGCAGATCCCAGTTCAGAAATTTGCTGACAGTAGCAATGCCGATGAACTGGAACTGAAATGCTCTTGCAGGCTGAAAGCCATGATCGTGTGCAAAGGCTGCGGAGCCTTCTGTCATGATGACTGCATAGGGCCTTCCAAACTGTGTGTAGCTTGTCTGGTTGTACGGTAG